CGGCGCTGGCGCGCTGGCCGCAGATGCAGGTGGACGGTTTGATCGTCCGCGATCTCGATATCGCCGCGCTGGCGGCGTTCACGCTGGCGTGGCCGGATGACGGTTTCGATTGGGTGCCGCTGCTGGAGCGCTGGAAGCAGTTTTACCGCGCCTGGCCGGGCGACAAGAAGGCGCGCTGTTCATTGGCGTATCTGGCCAAGGCGGCGCAGGCGGGCAAGCTGCGCAGCATCCTGCCGCTGGTGGACCTGTACAACCAGGCGTCCTTGCTGAGCCGCAGCCCCTTCGGCGGCGAAGACCTGGCCAAGCTGGGCGGGGAGTTGAGCTTGGATCTGGCGGCTGGGGATGAACCCTTTCTGCCCTTGGGCAAGGCCGATGTCGAGCATCCGCAAGCGGGCGAGGCGGTGTGGCTGTCCGGTGGCGAGGCGGTGTGCCGTTGCCTGAACTGGCTGGAATCGGACCGTTTCAAGTTGGATGAGGGCAGCCGTTCGGTGGTTTTTGTCAGCGAACAGCCGGACGGAGCCTTCCCATCCGGCGCCGCCGGCATGGACTGGCTGGCGGAGAAGCTGGCGCCGCATGCCGGGGCATGGCGGCGCTTTCGTCTGGATGCGGCCAGCCCGGCGTATCAGGATTAAAGGCGGAACTTGCCCACCATGCCCTGCATTTTTTCCGATAGGGCGCTGAGGCTGGCCACGGTGCCGCGTAGTTCGCCCGCCGCTTCGGTATTGGAAGCCACCATCTGCGCCACGGTTTCGATGCGGTGGGCGATGCTGTTGCAGGCGGATTTCTGCTCGGCGATGGCGTCGCGGATTTCGCCCACGCCTTCGCTGGCCTCGTGCACGCTGTCGTTGGCCGCTTGCAGATGCGTCATGGTGGTTTCGATGATGCCGCGGCTCTGGCGAGTGGTGGCCAGGCCGTTGTCCACCGCGCTGCCCACCGCCTGCGCGTCCTGGCTCAGCCGGTCGGTGACGTTTTTGATCTCGTTGGCCGCCTTGGCCGAGTTTTCCGCCAGCTTGCGCACCTCGTCCGCCACCACGGCGAAGCCGCGGCCCATTTCGCCGGCGCGGGCGGCCTCGATGGCGGCGTTCAGCGCCAATAGATTGGTCTGCTCGGCGATTTCCTGAATTTGCACCGTCAGCTGATTGATCGCCTGAGTGCTGTCCTTGAAGGCCTGCGAGGTGCTGTCCACCTGGTTCATCACCTTGTCTATCAGGGTGGCCTGCTGGTGCAGCTTGTCCACCTCGCCGAGGCCCGCCTTGGTCATCTGCGCGCTGGTGTTGGAGTCCTCGCTGATGGCGGCGGCCTGGTTGGCGATGGTGTCTATGCTGGTGGCGATCTGTTCCACCGAGGCGGCGTTGCTGGCGATGGCGTCGTTTTGCGTTTCCGCGCCTTGCGCCAGCTGATGGGCGGCGCGGCTGAGTTCGCGGCTGGTGTGGCCGATCTCGCCGGCGGCTTCGCTCAATTCGCGGATCAAGGCGCCCAGGCTGAGCCGCACCGCCTCGCTGCAGGCGGCGATCTGGCCGATCTCATCCAATCTGTCCTGTTGCACCGGCCGGGTGAAATTGCCTTCGCGCAATTGCGACAATTCTTCCGCCAGCCTGCGGGTGCGCAGGATCAGCGTGTGCTTGATGTAATACAAAAAGAAGCCCATGCCCAGCAGCGTGCCCAGCGTCATGGCGATGCCGGCATGCCATAACGCGAGGTTGGCCGACGCCTCGGCGTCGGCGGCGGTTTGCTGGGCGCGCTTGTCCAGCTGGGCGCTGGCCTGGGTCAGCAATTCGGTGGGCGGGCGGTCCATGCCGGCCACCTGCTTGTCGCCGGCTTTGAAGTCGAAACCGGCCTGCTTGTAAGCTTGCAGACCCTTGCGGTAGTCCTCGCCCATTTTTTGATGCGCGGCGCTGAATTGGCGCAGCAAATCCTGGGTTTGCGGATCGGACACCGAAGCCGTCAGCTTTTCGGCATCGTCATGCACCTGTTGTTCGCGCTGCTGGAAATTGCCCCAGTATTTGGCCAGTTTGGCCGGGTCCTGGCCGCGCAGCAGCGTGTCCTTCCATTCCTGCACCTGTTTTTTGAAATCCACCTGCATGGTCAGTACTTGCTGCACGCTGCGCTGGTCGGCTTCCACTTGGTCGCGGAAGGCGCGGATGCCGCCCCAAAGCTGGTAGAGGGAAAACAGGGCGGCGAGCAGCAAGATGCCGACCACGAGCGCGACGATGGCTGCCAGTTGTCCGGCGAGCGAGGATTGGCGGTTCATGGAACCTCCGTACTAAAACAATGCTTGTTCTAGTTGTAGGGCAGTTCGCGGCCGCTTACGAAGAAATGCGTAGTGATTTCATCGTCTTGTGGATATTTCTTCAAAAACGGAAAGTCTGTGGATAAAAGGCTCAGTCGCGCGGCAGCAGCGGCGGCAGGCGACGCGGCACCGGGCTGCTCTTGACGATGGAGCTGGCGGTGCTGGCCATTTCGGCCCAGCCATCCAGGATGTCGTCCAGTTCCTGGATAGTGCGCAAGGCCAGCCGGGCGATGAAGCAATCCTCTCCGGTGACTTTGTCGCACTCTATCACTTGCGGCGTGGCGATCAGCTTGGCCTCCAAGGGCTTGAGCTGGCCGGGGAAGGGCCGCAGCCGCACCAGGGCGGTCAGCGTGTAGCCCCAGGCTTCCGGCTGGATGGCCGGCGCGTAGCCGGTTATCGCGCCGCTTTCTTCCAGCCGCTTCAAGCGCTCCGATACGCTGGGCGCCGCCATTTTCAGCTGGCGCGCCAGCTCCGCCAGGCTCTGGCGGGCGTTCTGCTGCAACAGTTTGATCAGCTCCACATCTATCCAGTCGCGCATTCGAAGTCTCTCCCGGCCAATTTTTAGCTGAATCCAAGGTAACAGCGGCCTTACTGCCTTGCAATCGGCATGTAGCTTAAAACGATGTTTTTCTAGACTGTTGTCATCGCAAACAAGGGAGCGAGTGATGGAGTCGAACAAGAGCATGCGTCTGGGGCAAGGCCAGATGCTGGCGGCGATGGCGCTGTCGGGCACGCTGGGCTGGTTTGTATTGCAGTCCGGCCAGCCGGCGTTCAATGTGGTGTTTTTCCGTTGCCTGATCGGCGCGGCCTGCCTGGCTTTGTTCATCGCCTGGCGCGGGCTGTGGCGGCCCTGGCCTTTCACCAGGCGCAGCCTGTTGCTGTGCCTGGCCGGCGGTGTGGCCTTGGTGGGCAATTGGCTGTTGCTGTTCAACGCCTATCGCTACAGCTCCATCGGTTTGGCCACCGTGGTGTACCAAGCCCAGCCCTTCATTTTGTACGGCATGGCGGTGCTGTGGCTGGGCGAAGTCGCCAGCCGGCGCAAGCTGGCGGCGCTGGGCATCGCCTTCATCGGCCTGCTGCTGATCATCTGGCCGGCGCTGGGCCAGGGAACCGCGGGCGGACAGTGGTGGCTGGGCGTGAGCCTGGCTTTGGGCGCGGCTTTTTTTTACGCCTTGGCGACTTTGATCACCAAGCGGCTGCCGGCCGGCATTCCGCCGCACTTGATCGCGTGCGCGCAAACACTGACCGGCGCGCTGCTGTTGTGGCCTTTGCTGCAGCCGGCGCGCTTGGCCGAAGCGGACGCTGCCGCCTGGGGCTGCCTGGCGGTTTTGGGCATGGTGCATACCTGTGTGATGTACATCCTGATGTACTCGGCCTTCCGCCGCCTACCGACCACCATGATAGGCGCGCTGGGCTTTGTTTATCCGCTGGCGGCGGTGTGGGTGGATTATCTGGCCTACGGCCATGCGCTGCTGCCGGGGCAATGGCTGGGCATGGCGCTGATCGTGCTGGCCAATGCCTGGCTGAATGGCTGGTTGGGGGCGCGGCGCGGGAGGCTGGCGGCAAATAAGGGCCCCCTCTCCCCTAGCCCCTCTCCCGCGGGGGGAGAGGGGAACGGCCGCTGAGCAATGATCTGGCTGCGGTGCAAAGTGATGAAGGCCAGGGGCGTGTGGGATGGGGGCGAAGTATGCCGCCCTCCAATCCTCTCTCGTATGGGGGAAGGAAGCGGCCGCTGAGCAATGATCTGGCTGCGGTGCAAAGTGATGAAGGCCCGGGGCTTGTGGGATGGGGGCGTAGCATGCAGCCCTCCAATCCTCTCCCGTATGGGGGAAGGAGGCGGCCGCTGATCGAGGAAATGGCCGTCGTGAGTGGTCTTGGCGGAATGGGTTGTGGATAAAATCTGGAAATGCGGATGCTTGTGGATAAGGGCGAGGCGGCGGCCTCGCCCGTTTTGCTGCAGCGAATCAGATGCTTAGCGCCGCTTCCGCAGCGTGGACAGGGTCCAGCCGTTGCAGCGCCTGGCCTTCGGCGTCGAAAACATGGCAGTGGCGCGGGTCCAGCGCCAGGTGGCGCAGGCTGCCCAGCGCCGGCTCGGCTTCATGGCCCGGCAGTTTCAAGGAAATCGGCTCGCTGCCGCCCTCGTATTGCAGATAGACGATCTGCTGGTCGCCCAGATGCTCCACCAACTGCACCGTCACCGGCAGGCCGGATTCGGCCAGGTACAGATGTTCGGCGCGGATGCCCAGCGACAGCTCGCCGCCGGCGTCGCCGCTGAAGGGCAGCGTCAGCCGGTAATCGCCCGGCAGTTTCAACTCCAGGCCCGCGGCAGCGGCGCGCAATGCTTGCGCCGGGATGAAGTTCATCTTGGGCGAGCCGAGGAAGCCGGCGACGAAGCGGTTGGCCGGCTGGTTGTACAGCTCCAGCGGCGTGCCCACTTGTTCGATGCGGCCGGCGTTGAACACCGCGATGCGGTCGCCCAGCGTCATCGCCTCCACTTGGTCGTGGGTGACGTAAATCATGGTGCTGCCCAGCTCCTTGTGCAGCCGCGCCAGCTCGATGCGCATCTGCACCCTGAGCGCCGCGTCCAGATTGGACAGCGGCTCGTCGAACAGGAACACGCCGGGCTTGCGCACGATGGCGCGGCCTATGGCCACGCGCTGGCGCTGGCCGCCGGACAGGGCCTTGGGCTTGCGCTCCAGCAGGTGCTCGATCTGCAGCGTCAGCGCCGCGCGGTGCACGGCGGCGTCGATTTCGGCCTTGCTGTGGCCGGCCAGCTTGAGGCTGAAGGCCATATTGTCGCGCACCGTCATGTGCGGATACAGCGCGTAGCTCTGGAACACCATGGCCAGGCCGCGCTTGGATGGCTCGATATCGTTGGCGAGCTTGCCGTCGATGTGCAGCTCGCCCGAGGTGATGTCTTCCAGGCCGGCGATCATCCGCATCATCGTCGATTTGCCGCAGCCGGACGGACCGACGAAAACCATGAATTCGCCGTCGCGGATGTCCAGATCGACGCCGTGGATCACCGCGTTGCCGTCGTCGTATACCTTGCGGATGGCTGAGAGTTTGAGTCGGGACACTTCAATTCTCCTGATAGGGCGCGCCCAGATCGACCGGCAGGCGGCCTTCGGCGCGGATTTCGCCGGCGAGGCGGCGGCTGACCGCCTCCAGGGCCGCGTCGGCGAAGCCGTAGCTGATCAGCGCCGGGGCGGCGATGTCGGCCGCGGCGTAGGGGTTCCATAATGCCAGATGCAAGTCCGGCCGCCAGCTTTCCTGTTCGCGCCGGCCGTAACGCTCGCGGCTGGTGGACGCCAGCACGGTGGGTACGCCGTCATGCGGCAGCGTGTGCCAGTGCAGCGCGTCGCGGCGTTCGAAGCTGATCACTTCCAGGGCATGGCGTTGCGACAGCGCGGCGATCAGCCTGTCGGCCGACAGCCCGGCTTCGGACACGCCATCGGACGGCGCCTGGCGCTGCACCACCAGCCGCAGCCTTTGGCCGGCCGGCCAGTGCGGCGCGTCGCCGCGTTCGGTGAGGGCGCGTTGCCAGGCCTCGCTGAACAAGGCCTCGTCGTTTTCGCGCTGCGCCGCCGGGTAGGCGTAATCGCCGCGGCTGGGGTAGCGGCGGATCAGCGCGTCCACCCTGTCGCCGGCCTCGGCCAGCCGCGCCACCGGCAGCGCGCCTTCGCGCAGCGCGTTCACCAGCGCGTCGGCGCTGGCTTGCATTTCGTCGGCGAATTGCAGCACCAAGGACAGATCGGCGCCGGCCTTCAGCGCCTGCACTGTGCCGGCGGGCTGGCCCCAGCGCTCGCGGATGGCTTTCATATTCAGCGCGTCGGTGATGGCCACGCCGCGGAAGCCCAGCTCGCGCCTGAGCACGCCGGTGAGGATGGCGGGCGACAACGTGGCCGGCCATTCGTGGTCCAGCGCCGGAAAGCGGATGTGGGCGCTCATCAGCGCCGGCGTATGGGCGGCCAGCGCCTTGAACGGCGCCAACTCGTAATCGCGCAGCTCGGCCAGCGGCTTGTCCACCACCGGCAAGTCCAGGTGGGAGTCGGTATGGGTGTCGCCATGGCCGGGGAAGTGCTTGACGCAGCAGGCCACGCCTTCGGCCAAATGGCCCTCCATCCAGGCTTGGGCCAGTTGGGCGGCGCGGTCCGGGTCGGCGCCGAAGGAGCGCTCGCCTATCACCGGGTTGGCCGGATTGTTGTTCAGGTCCAGCACCGGCGCGAAGTTCCAGTTGACGCCCAGGCTCTTCAGCCCGCGCGCCACGGCGGCGCCGACGCGGCGGGCCAGCTCGGCGTCATCCACTGCCGCCAGCGCCATCGCCGCCGGCGCCTGCGGCAGGAACAAGGTGCGCATCACGCCGCCGCCTTCCTGATCCAGGCCTACCAGAATGTCCGGTCCCAGCGCGGCTTTCAGGTCGGCCACCAGGCGGCGGGTGGAGGCGGCGTCCGGCACATTGCGGCGGAAAAAACAGATGGCGCGCACCTGCATTTTTTGCAATTGCAGCGCCTCTTCGGCGCTGAGCACCGGGCCGGCGACATCCACCATCAGCGCGCGGCCGGCCAGTCTTTGCAGATTGGCTTGATCGTTCAGACTCATTTGACAGCTCCATCGAAACCGCGCAGGAAATAGCGCTGGGTGAACAGGAACACGATCAGGATGGGCAGCACGGTCAGCACCGCGCCGGCCGCCACCACCCGGGTTTTGAAAGTGAAGGCGCCGGCCAGATAGAGCACGCCGACCGACAGCGGAAACTTGTCCGGGCTGGACATCACGATGGACGGCCAGATGTACTGGTTCCACGCCGACACCGTGGTGAGTATGGTCAGCGCCGCCAGCGCCGGCCGGGTCAGCGGCAGCATGATTTTCCAGAAGATCTGCCACTCGTTGGCGCCGTCCACCCGGGCCGCGTCTATCAGGTCTTGCGGCACCGCCTCGAAAGCTTGCTTCATCAAGAAGATGCCGACTGCGCCGGCCAGCGTCGGCAACACCACGCCGCTATAGCTGTCGGTCAGGTGCAGTTTGGACACGGTGATGAAGTTGACCAGGAAGTTGACCTCGCTGGGCAAAATCATGGTGGCGAGGATGGCGCCGAACACCAGCTTGCTGCCGGGAAAACGCATCCGCGCCAGCGGGTAGGCCGCCAGCGCGCTGACCAGCAAGGTGCCGATCACGGAGAACACGGTGATGGCGATGGAGTTGCGGTAGAAGGCCAGGATGTCGATGCTGGTCAGCGCCTCGTGGAAATTGCCGAAGCCGGGCGCGGTGGGCAGCATGGCCGGCGGAAAGGTGAATACGTCGCCGTCGGTGGACAGCGCCGTCACCAGCGTCCACCAGAAGGGGTAGACGGTGATCAGGCCGATGGCGATCAGCACCAGGTAGTGCAGCGCGCGGTTGGCCAGGCGCTGCCAGCGCAGCGGCGCGGCGCGGCCGGCGTTTGGAATGGCGGTGGTAGTCATGGCGGCCTCCTCAGTTCTTGCGCGGTTGCAGGTAGCGGAAATTGAGCCAGGCGAGCAGGATGCAGAACACCGACATCACCAGGCTGGCCGCCAGCGCGCGGCCGAAATTCAGCGACTTGATGCCGAACTCGTAGGCGTAGAACAAGGCGGTATAAGTGGATTGCATCGGCCCGCCCTTGGTCATGATCTGCACTTCCTCAAAGGCTTTCACCGCCGCCAGCACCGACATGATGGAACACAGCAGAATGGTGGGAGAGAGCAGCGGCACGGTGATGCGCCAGAAGCGCTGCCAGCGGTTGGCGCCGTCCAGCTGAGCGGCCTCGTAGACATCGGCCGGCACCGCCTGCAGGCCGGCCAGGTACAGCACCATATACCAGCCTATGCCGCGCCAGACGGTGATGAACATCACCGCGAACAGTGTGATGTGGTCGTCGGTGAGCCAGCCTACCGGATCGTTGACCATGTGCAGCCAACGCAACACGGCGTTGAGCACGCCGTCTTCGGTGTACATGAAGTTCCAGATGATGCCGATCACCGATACCGAGGTGACCACCGGCAGGTAATAGGCGGCGCGGAACAGCTTGATGCCTGGCATCTCATTGTTGACCAGCACCGCCAGCAGCATGGCGAAGATCTGGATAACCGGCACCACCAACAGATACAGCGCCGAATTTTTCAGCGCGGAAATGAATAGTTCGTCGCCGAACAGATCGCGGAAATTGTCCCAGCCTACCCACTGCGGCGCGTCTATCAGGTTGTAGCGGGTAAAAGCGAGGAAGGAGCCGAAGCCGACCGGCCAGAAAGAAAACACCAGCAGCAGCAGCAGGGCCGGGGCCAGAAACAGATAGGCCTGCAGGGTGATCTTGCGGGTCTTGTTGGACATGAAGGATCTCACCGGGCAGTAGAGTGGAACAGCCCGCGGCCGTTGCCGGACGCGGGCGCGAAACAAAAAGCGCTGAAGCGGATTACAGCTTGCCGCTCCAGTACGCGGCGGCCTCATCCAGCGCGGCCTTGGCGTCCTGGCGGCCGGTCACCGCTTTTTCCACCGCGGCCGACAGCTTGGCCGACAGCACGTCGGCGTTTTTCACCGACAGGAACAGGGTGCGGGTCTTGTCCAGGTTGGCGGCGGCGATGCTGACCGCGCGCTCGGCGGCGCCGGCGTTGTCGGCCACTTTCTGGAAGTGCGGATCGGCGGCGGCCTTGCGGGCGGTCGGCAGCGTGTTGGCCAGTTTGGCGAAGGCCAGCTGGTTGTCGGCGTTGGTCAGGTAATTGCCGAACTTGCCGATTTCCGGCAGCAGCGCCTTGTCCACATTCTTGGCCACTGCGAAGTTGAACATCCAGCCGCCGGCGGCGATGCCGGTTGGGCCCAGC
The Chromobacterium sp. IIBBL 290-4 DNA segment above includes these coding regions:
- the nagZ gene encoding beta-N-acetylhexosaminidase, producing the protein MSLNDQANLQRLAGRALMVDVAGPVLSAEEALQLQKMQVRAICFFRRNVPDAASTRRLVADLKAALGPDILVGLDQEGGGVMRTLFLPQAPAAMALAAVDDAELARRVGAAVARGLKSLGVNWNFAPVLDLNNNPANPVIGERSFGADPDRAAQLAQAWMEGHLAEGVACCVKHFPGHGDTHTDSHLDLPVVDKPLAELRDYELAPFKALAAHTPALMSAHIRFPALDHEWPATLSPAILTGVLRRELGFRGVAITDALNMKAIRERWGQPAGTVQALKAGADLSLVLQFADEMQASADALVNALREGALPVARLAEAGDRVDALIRRYPSRGDYAYPAAQRENDEALFSEAWQRALTERGDAPHWPAGQRLRLVVQRQAPSDGVSEAGLSADRLIAALSQRHALEVISFERRDALHWHTLPHDGVPTVLASTSRERYGRREQESWRPDLHLALWNPYAAADIAAPALISYGFADAALEAVSRRLAGEIRAEGRLPVDLGAPYQEN
- a CDS encoding carbohydrate ABC transporter permease encodes the protein MTTTAIPNAGRAAPLRWQRLANRALHYLVLIAIGLITVYPFWWTLVTALSTDGDVFTFPPAMLPTAPGFGNFHEALTSIDILAFYRNSIAITVFSVIGTLLVSALAAYPLARMRFPGSKLVFGAILATMILPSEVNFLVNFITVSKLHLTDSYSGVVLPTLAGAVGIFLMKQAFEAVPQDLIDAARVDGANEWQIFWKIMLPLTRPALAALTILTTVSAWNQYIWPSIVMSSPDKFPLSVGVLYLAGAFTFKTRVVAAGAVLTVLPILIVFLFTQRYFLRGFDGAVK
- a CDS encoding Lrp/AsnC family transcriptional regulator, with protein sequence MRDWIDVELIKLLQQNARQSLAELARQLKMAAPSVSERLKRLEESGAITGYAPAIQPEAWGYTLTALVRLRPFPGQLKPLEAKLIATPQVIECDKVTGEDCFIARLALRTIQELDDILDGWAEMASTASSIVKSSPVPRRLPPLLPRD
- a CDS encoding carbohydrate ABC transporter permease, whose translation is MSNKTRKITLQAYLFLAPALLLLLVFSFWPVGFGSFLAFTRYNLIDAPQWVGWDNFRDLFGDELFISALKNSALYLLVVPVIQIFAMLLAVLVNNEMPGIKLFRAAYYLPVVTSVSVIGIIWNFMYTEDGVLNAVLRWLHMVNDPVGWLTDDHITLFAVMFITVWRGIGWYMVLYLAGLQAVPADVYEAAQLDGANRWQRFWRITVPLLSPTILLCSIMSVLAAVKAFEEVQIMTKGGPMQSTYTALFYAYEFGIKSLNFGRALAASLVMSVFCILLAWLNFRYLQPRKN
- a CDS encoding B3/4 domain-containing protein, yielding MKVKLGQAALARWPQMQVDGLIVRDLDIAALAAFTLAWPDDGFDWVPLLERWKQFYRAWPGDKKARCSLAYLAKAAQAGKLRSILPLVDLYNQASLLSRSPFGGEDLAKLGGELSLDLAAGDEPFLPLGKADVEHPQAGEAVWLSGGEAVCRCLNWLESDRFKLDEGSRSVVFVSEQPDGAFPSGAAGMDWLAEKLAPHAGAWRRFRLDAASPAYQD
- a CDS encoding DMT family transporter; this encodes MESNKSMRLGQGQMLAAMALSGTLGWFVLQSGQPAFNVVFFRCLIGAACLALFIAWRGLWRPWPFTRRSLLLCLAGGVALVGNWLLLFNAYRYSSIGLATVVYQAQPFILYGMAVLWLGEVASRRKLAALGIAFIGLLLIIWPALGQGTAGGQWWLGVSLALGAAFFYALATLITKRLPAGIPPHLIACAQTLTGALLLWPLLQPARLAEADAAAWGCLAVLGMVHTCVMYILMYSAFRRLPTTMIGALGFVYPLAAVWVDYLAYGHALLPGQWLGMALIVLANAWLNGWLGARRGRLAANKGPLSPSPSPAGGEGNGR
- a CDS encoding ABC transporter ATP-binding protein, which gives rise to MSRLKLSAIRKVYDDGNAVIHGVDLDIRDGEFMVFVGPSGCGKSTMMRMIAGLEDITSGELHIDGKLANDIEPSKRGLAMVFQSYALYPHMTVRDNMAFSLKLAGHSKAEIDAAVHRAALTLQIEHLLERKPKALSGGQRQRVAIGRAIVRKPGVFLFDEPLSNLDAALRVQMRIELARLHKELGSTMIYVTHDQVEAMTLGDRIAVFNAGRIEQVGTPLELYNQPANRFVAGFLGSPKMNFIPAQALRAAAAGLELKLPGDYRLTLPFSGDAGGELSLGIRAEHLYLAESGLPVTVQLVEHLGDQQIVYLQYEGGSEPISLKLPGHEAEPALGSLRHLALDPRHCHVFDAEGQALQRLDPVHAAEAALSI
- a CDS encoding methyl-accepting chemotaxis protein — translated: MNRQSSLAGQLAAIVALVVGILLLAALFSLYQLWGGIRAFRDQVEADQRSVQQVLTMQVDFKKQVQEWKDTLLRGQDPAKLAKYWGNFQQREQQVHDDAEKLTASVSDPQTQDLLRQFSAAHQKMGEDYRKGLQAYKQAGFDFKAGDKQVAGMDRPPTELLTQASAQLDKRAQQTAADAEASANLALWHAGIAMTLGTLLGMGFFLYYIKHTLILRTRRLAEELSQLREGNFTRPVQQDRLDEIGQIAACSEAVRLSLGALIRELSEAAGEIGHTSRELSRAAHQLAQGAETQNDAIASNAASVEQIATSIDTIANQAAAISEDSNTSAQMTKAGLGEVDKLHQQATLIDKVMNQVDSTSQAFKDSTQAINQLTVQIQEIAEQTNLLALNAAIEAARAGEMGRGFAVVADEVRKLAENSAKAANEIKNVTDRLSQDAQAVGSAVDNGLATTRQSRGIIETTMTHLQAANDSVHEASEGVGEIRDAIAEQKSACNSIAHRIETVAQMVASNTEAAGELRGTVASLSALSEKMQGMVGKFRL